One genomic region from Candidatus Scalindua japonica encodes:
- the aroA gene encoding 3-phosphoshikimate 1-carboxyvinyltransferase: MIEIKPVDKINATVRVPGSKSYTNRALITALLANGESVVKNALLSEDTRVMISCLGELGIQIEVIAEENRLIVKGCGGKIPVERAGLFARNAGTVVRFMTAALTLGNGQYEIDGIERMRQRPIQQLIDALNKLGANVVSRDGNGCPPVLINAAGLRGGTVEIPGNISSQYISAILLAAPYADSDVRIVVIDELASKNYVDMTIDVMNRFGVVVERDSYKEFIIKSGGGYKGCEFMVEPDASGASYFFAAAAITGGKVRVEGLGDRSLQGDTKFVDILSKMGCSMKKSRDWLEVEGGELSGIDIDMNDTPDVVQTLAPVAVFAKGKTRIRNVRNLRFKETDRITAIVNELKKAGVETREFEDGIEIVPSPPHSAEISTYNDHRMAMSFALLGLRTKGIKIKNPECVEKTFPDFFERLQKLYH, encoded by the coding sequence ATGATAGAAATAAAACCTGTTGATAAGATAAATGCAACTGTCAGGGTCCCAGGTTCTAAGAGCTATACGAACAGGGCGTTAATAACCGCTTTACTTGCAAATGGTGAGTCTGTGGTAAAGAATGCTTTGTTAAGCGAAGACACCAGGGTCATGATCTCATGCCTGGGTGAGCTTGGTATACAGATAGAGGTAATAGCGGAAGAAAACAGATTGATAGTAAAAGGGTGTGGGGGGAAGATACCGGTAGAGAGGGCAGGTTTATTTGCACGTAACGCCGGGACTGTTGTGCGATTTATGACCGCAGCGCTGACTCTCGGTAACGGGCAGTATGAGATAGATGGTATCGAACGTATGAGACAGAGGCCCATACAGCAGTTAATTGACGCATTAAATAAACTTGGTGCAAATGTTGTATCCAGGGACGGTAACGGTTGTCCGCCCGTCTTAATTAATGCTGCCGGTTTAAGGGGAGGAACAGTAGAGATTCCGGGTAATATAAGTAGTCAATATATCAGCGCCATTCTTTTGGCCGCGCCTTATGCAGATAGTGATGTACGTATAGTTGTGATTGATGAACTTGCATCAAAGAATTATGTCGATATGACAATAGATGTTATGAACAGATTTGGCGTTGTGGTAGAGAGGGATTCATACAAAGAATTTATTATTAAGTCAGGCGGGGGGTATAAAGGTTGTGAGTTTATGGTGGAGCCGGATGCATCTGGTGCTTCATATTTCTTTGCTGCCGCAGCTATTACCGGAGGTAAGGTAAGGGTTGAGGGCCTGGGTGATAGATCACTGCAGGGTGATACGAAATTTGTTGATATTCTGAGTAAAATGGGATGCAGTATGAAGAAGTCTCGAGACTGGTTGGAAGTTGAGGGTGGTGAATTAAGCGGAATAGACATAGATATGAATGATACTCCCGATGTAGTGCAGACCCTTGCACCTGTTGCGGTTTTCGCGAAGGGGAAGACACGCATTAGAAATGTGAGAAATCTCAGATTCAAAGAGACAGATCGTATTACGGCAATTGTTAACGAGCTGAAAAAGGCAGGCGTAGAGACAAGAGAGTTTGAAGACGGTATTGAAATAGTTCCGTCACCACCACATTCCGCTGAGATATCAACCTATAATGACCATCGTATGGCAATGAGTTTTGCCCTTCTCGGTTTAAGGACCAAAGGGATAAAGATAAAGAACCCGGAATGTGTTGAAAAAACGTTTCCGGATTTCTTTGAAAGATTGCAGAAATTATATCATTAG
- a CDS encoding HigA family addiction module antitoxin, which produces MNMFNPPHPGAFIKEVFLEPYGISYRTVAAKLKVSPSTFQRLIKQQSNITPEMALRLSKTLGRSPESWLIMQDNYNLWQAKQYLNIDEVEKLAIPV; this is translated from the coding sequence ATGAACATGTTTAATCCACCCCACCCAGGTGCATTTATCAAAGAGGTTTTTCTCGAACCGTATGGTATTAGTTATCGAACTGTTGCTGCAAAGTTAAAGGTGTCTCCATCAACCTTTCAGCGTTTGATTAAACAACAAAGCAATATTACACCGGAAATGGCTTTACGCCTATCCAAGACATTAGGGCGCTCACCAGAAAGTTGGTTAATTATGCAAGACAATTATAATTTATGGCAGGCCAAACAATATTTAAATATTGATGAAGTAGAAAAATTGGCCATACCTGTCTGA
- a CDS encoding cold-shock protein, whose amino-acid sequence MPTGTVKWFNDKKGFGFISIEGGEDVFVHHTSIESDGFRTLEEGDNVDFEIVQGEKGSKAEKVKKI is encoded by the coding sequence ATGCCAACAGGTACAGTTAAGTGGTTTAACGACAAAAAGGGATTTGGTTTTATTTCTATTGAAGGCGGAGAGGATGTTTTTGTTCATCACACTTCTATTGAGAGTGATGGATTCAGAACATTAGAAGAAGGAGACAACGTCGATTTTGAAATTGTGCAGGGCGAAAAAGGCAGTAAAGCTGAAAAGGTTAAAAAAATATAG
- a CDS encoding PEP-CTERM sorting domain-containing protein (PEP-CTERM proteins occur, often in large numbers, in the proteomes of bacteria that also encode an exosortase, a predicted intramembrane cysteine proteinase. The presence of a PEP-CTERM domain at a protein's C-terminus predicts cleavage within the sorting domain, followed by covalent anchoring to some some component of the (usually Gram-negative) cell surface. Many PEP-CTERM proteins exhibit an unusual sequence composition that includes large numbers of potential glycosylation sites. Expression of one such protein has been shown restore the ability of a bacterium to form floc, a type of biofilm.), with protein MLNYHNWSVNCRLIYNVNPFTIQSVPEPSPGILLGLALAGLVGVGVVRKIKKKGVGY; from the coding sequence ATGCTTAATTATCATAACTGGAGTGTTAATTGCAGATTAATATACAATGTAAATCCTTTTACCATTCAGTCTGTACCCGAACCCTCCCCTGGGATACTCTTAGGTCTTGCTCTCGCAGGGTTGGTGGGAGTTGGTGTAGTGAGAAAAATTAAAAAGAAAGGAGTGGGTTATTAA
- a CDS encoding type II toxin-antitoxin system RelE/ParE family toxin, with translation MIKSLKHNGLKKFYESGNKAGIKNNHNNKLRIQLTALNTAIFIEDVDLPGFRLHSLKGKRKGLWAIDISKNWRIVFRFDEGSVYVVDYEDYH, from the coding sequence ATGATTAAATCATTGAAACATAATGGTCTTAAGAAATTCTATGAATCCGGCAATAAAGCAGGGATTAAGAACAACCATAACAATAAACTACGAATACAATTAACCGCGTTAAATACAGCGATTTTTATTGAGGATGTGGACTTGCCAGGTTTTAGACTTCACTCGTTAAAGGGTAAGAGAAAAGGGCTCTGGGCAATAGATATCAGTAAAAACTGGAGAATAGTATTTAGATTTGACGAAGGCAGCGTTTATGTTGTCGATTATGAGGACTATCACTAA
- a CDS encoding hydantoinase B/oxoprolinase family protein, protein MFNPINLEIFNNLFSTICEEMGVVLCKSSFSTNIKERKDFSCALFDSRGEMVAQAEHLPVHLASMSMSVKEAITALEMSDGDAVILNDPFQGGTHLPDITLVTPFFYKGRKKPVFYVANRAHHSDVGGMVPGSMCNATEIYQEGIRIPPVKIVMGNVINSEIMNIITSNVRTPEEREWDIIAQISANRVGKQRLRELCEKYGKNEAVKYSSELQDYSARIMKSVIKGIPDGEYSFSDYLDDDGVAEKPVRIKVCIKIKGNSVSVDFSGSSRQVGGSVNAVYAVTVSCVFYVFRCLVDGDIPSNSGCMRSISITAPEGSVVNARVPSAVSGGNVETSQRIVDVVFGALSKAICGNIPAASSGTMNNIAIGGYDALKGNHFTYYETIAGGMGARPDSDGINAIHTHMTNTLNTPVEAIEHNYPFRIRQYKIRPASGGMGRYKGGHGIIRDYEFFQAATVSILSDRRIHAPYGLMGGKNGQVGQNILISKNRKRKLPSKTTINVDKGDIISIHTPGGGGFGRKKNLKVS, encoded by the coding sequence ATGTTCAATCCCATTAACCTGGAAATATTCAACAACCTGTTTTCTACGATTTGTGAAGAGATGGGTGTTGTATTGTGCAAATCTTCTTTTTCCACGAATATAAAAGAGCGTAAGGATTTTTCATGCGCATTGTTTGATAGCAGGGGTGAAATGGTTGCCCAGGCAGAACACCTTCCTGTGCATCTGGCATCCATGTCCATGTCAGTTAAAGAGGCAATAACGGCTCTGGAAATGAGTGATGGTGATGCTGTGATATTAAATGATCCCTTTCAAGGAGGGACGCATCTTCCGGATATTACGTTAGTGACTCCTTTCTTTTATAAAGGCAGAAAAAAACCTGTTTTTTATGTGGCTAACAGGGCTCATCATTCAGATGTAGGAGGGATGGTGCCGGGTTCCATGTGTAATGCTACTGAAATATATCAGGAAGGGATTCGAATTCCACCTGTCAAGATAGTGATGGGCAACGTGATCAACAGTGAAATCATGAATATCATAACTTCTAATGTAAGAACACCTGAGGAGCGTGAATGGGATATAATCGCGCAGATTTCAGCCAATAGAGTTGGCAAGCAGAGGTTACGTGAATTGTGTGAAAAATATGGGAAAAACGAAGCGGTAAAATATTCATCTGAGCTTCAGGACTATTCTGCCAGAATAATGAAATCCGTAATTAAAGGAATACCTGATGGAGAGTATTCGTTTAGTGATTATCTTGATGATGATGGTGTGGCGGAGAAACCCGTCAGGATTAAGGTGTGTATCAAAATAAAAGGAAACTCGGTGAGTGTTGACTTTTCCGGTAGCAGCAGGCAGGTTGGAGGTTCTGTTAACGCGGTATACGCGGTTACTGTTTCCTGTGTCTTTTATGTATTTCGATGTCTGGTTGACGGTGATATACCATCAAATTCCGGTTGTATGAGATCAATCAGTATAACCGCGCCGGAAGGTTCAGTAGTAAATGCCAGAGTGCCGAGTGCTGTATCCGGTGGTAATGTTGAGACCTCTCAGAGGATAGTTGATGTAGTTTTCGGGGCACTGTCAAAAGCTATATGTGGAAATATTCCCGCGGCAAGCAGCGGGACGATGAACAATATTGCCATTGGTGGATACGATGCTTTAAAAGGTAATCATTTTACCTATTATGAGACTATCGCGGGCGGTATGGGTGCAAGGCCAGATTCAGATGGTATTAACGCCATTCACACCCATATGACAAATACACTGAATACTCCTGTTGAAGCTATTGAACACAACTATCCTTTCAGGATCAGGCAATACAAAATACGCCCTGCATCAGGTGGTATGGGGAGATATAAGGGGGGGCATGGAATAATCAGAGATTACGAATTCTTTCAAGCTGCAACCGTTAGTATCTTGTCTGATAGAAGAATACACGCACCGTACGGTTTAATGGGTGGTAAAAATGGCCAGGTTGGACAAAATATTCTGATTTCAAAAAACAGGAAACGTAAACTACCGTCTAAGACAACTATTAATGTGGATAAGGGAGACATTATCAGTATACACACTCCCGGAGGTGGTGGATTTGGAAGGAAGAAAAATTTAAAAGTGAGTTAA
- a CDS encoding SPL family radical SAM protein has protein sequence MNKTQPKKIFIEKEIINSPVTREILDKLPGITIEYIDDYRRIRIDGDSVDHIYKKSKEYLALACKRGETVKQFRCRDGIVGNTEYFIGHGNNCSLDCDYCFLQCYFDNAVPTVFVNHDEMLDEIRDVLLAESDKKIVFHAGELCDALAFDDLTGLSYKLIPLFSEYPDARLELRTKTTTIENLLKIEAVDNVVVSWTFSPRIIVDNHEHKAPSLEERICAAVDIQQAGYNVGVCLDPIILCDNWFEHYKAMLEILFERVDMERVKFISLGGFRYLPSLTRIIRERNPQTNLLLGEFVPCVDGKHRYFRPIRVEAYKEIGQVIRDLSKGVKISLCMETPEVWNSVKDVLK, from the coding sequence ATGAACAAAACTCAGCCAAAAAAGATTTTTATAGAAAAAGAGATAATTAATTCTCCTGTTACCCGGGAGATACTCGACAAATTGCCGGGTATAACAATTGAATATATTGATGATTATCGAAGGATCAGGATCGATGGAGACAGTGTTGATCATATATACAAAAAAAGTAAGGAGTACCTGGCGCTGGCATGTAAAAGGGGTGAAACGGTAAAGCAGTTCAGGTGCAGGGACGGCATAGTGGGGAATACGGAATATTTTATTGGGCATGGCAATAATTGCAGTTTAGATTGTGACTATTGTTTTCTTCAATGCTACTTTGATAACGCTGTGCCTACTGTATTTGTAAATCACGATGAGATGCTGGATGAAATAAGAGACGTTTTACTTGCAGAAAGCGATAAAAAGATAGTATTCCATGCCGGTGAATTGTGCGATGCCCTGGCCTTTGACGATCTGACAGGTCTGTCATATAAACTTATTCCACTGTTTTCAGAGTATCCCGATGCGCGGTTGGAACTGAGGACAAAAACAACTACCATAGAGAATTTATTAAAAATAGAGGCGGTGGATAACGTTGTTGTTTCATGGACTTTCAGTCCCAGGATAATTGTAGACAATCATGAGCATAAAGCGCCTTCGTTAGAGGAAAGAATATGTGCGGCAGTAGATATCCAGCAAGCAGGCTATAATGTGGGAGTATGTCTTGATCCGATTATACTGTGTGACAATTGGTTTGAGCATTACAAAGCAATGCTTGAGATACTCTTTGAAAGAGTGGATATGGAGAGGGTTAAGTTCATAAGTCTTGGCGGTTTCAGATATCTTCCGTCTTTGACCAGGATAATAAGAGAAAGAAATCCGCAGACGAATCTTCTGCTGGGTGAATTTGTGCCGTGTGTTGATGGGAAACATCGGTACTTCAGACCCATTAGAGTAGAAGCATATAAGGAAATAGGGCAGGTTATAAGGGACCTGTCTAAAGGTGTTAAGATTTCACTCTGCATGGAAACACCTGAGGTTTGGAACTCAGTAAAAGACGTTTTGAAATAA
- the hemC gene encoding hydroxymethylbilane synthase produces MENRDKIVIGSRGSTLALIQANWVKSELEKKYKETEFVIEVIKTTGDKILDTPLAKIGDVGLFTKELEEALLDKRVDLVVHSAKDMPTAIPDGLEIGAVTKREDPHDALISRDNLPLKELPQGATLGTSSLRRRAQVIAVRQDLNIVDLRGNLDTRIGKLESGELDAIIVAQAGLNRLGRGDVSSEIIPFDIMLHAVGQGALCIENRVNDEQIINMIKILIDYDTRHAVRAERVLLHRLQGGCQVPIGAHAEVVFPVNMKMEAVVCSLDGSTIIRDSVEGKVDDYYTMGIELANKLIGRGGRKILDDIKANVAEE; encoded by the coding sequence TTGGAAAATAGAGATAAAATAGTTATTGGTTCAAGGGGAAGCACATTGGCCTTAATCCAGGCAAATTGGGTGAAATCTGAACTGGAAAAAAAGTATAAAGAGACAGAATTTGTTATTGAAGTCATAAAGACAACCGGTGACAAAATACTGGATACACCGCTTGCCAAAATTGGAGATGTCGGTCTCTTTACAAAAGAGCTTGAGGAGGCCCTGCTTGACAAGAGGGTTGACCTGGTGGTCCACAGCGCAAAGGACATGCCTACAGCAATCCCTGACGGCCTTGAGATTGGCGCGGTAACGAAACGCGAAGACCCTCATGACGCATTAATAAGCAGGGACAACCTTCCTCTGAAAGAACTTCCTCAGGGCGCGACACTTGGAACCAGCAGCTTGAGGCGAAGAGCACAGGTCATTGCAGTCAGGCAGGACCTTAACATAGTTGACCTCAGAGGAAACCTGGACACGAGAATAGGCAAACTGGAGTCAGGTGAACTCGACGCAATTATTGTCGCGCAAGCCGGTCTTAACAGGCTGGGACGCGGTGATGTGTCCAGTGAGATAATCCCATTTGACATAATGCTCCATGCCGTTGGACAGGGAGCGCTCTGTATAGAAAACCGAGTGAATGATGAACAGATAATAAATATGATTAAAATCTTAATAGACTATGATACCAGGCATGCGGTAAGGGCTGAAAGAGTGCTTTTACACAGGCTTCAGGGAGGATGCCAGGTCCCGATTGGCGCTCACGCGGAAGTAGTGTTCCCGGTCAATATGAAAATGGAAGCGGTTGTGTGTTCACTCGACGGGTCTACCATTATCAGAGACTCTGTTGAAGGCAAAGTTGACGATTACTATACAATGGGTATCGAACTTGCAAACAAGCTGATCGGAAGAGGAGGGCGGAAAATCCTTGATGACATAAAGGCAAATGTGGCTGAAGAGTGA
- a CDS encoding N-acetyltransferase: protein MLRNAHVDDVEEMNRLVNQFAKKDLMLPRPLSDLYENIRDYYVYIENGNIKGCAALHVFWKDLAEIKSVAVEEDSQKKGIGKELVQKCLDEGKVLGINRLFVLTYIPEFFEHMGFKRVDKELLPHKIWTECVKCYKFPDCGEVPLMIEI, encoded by the coding sequence ATGCTAAGAAATGCTCATGTAGATGACGTAGAAGAGATGAACAGGTTGGTAAATCAATTCGCGAAAAAAGATCTGATGTTACCAAGGCCTTTGAGCGATTTATATGAGAATATACGCGATTATTATGTTTATATAGAGAACGGGAACATAAAAGGGTGCGCGGCGTTACATGTCTTCTGGAAGGACCTGGCAGAGATCAAGTCGGTAGCAGTTGAAGAAGATTCCCAGAAAAAGGGAATTGGAAAAGAACTGGTTCAAAAATGTTTAGATGAGGGGAAGGTGCTCGGTATTAACAGGTTATTTGTATTGACATATATTCCAGAGTTTTTTGAACATATGGGTTTCAAGCGTGTTGATAAAGAGCTTCTGCCTCACAAGATATGGACAGAATGTGTAAAGTGCTATAAATTTCCTGACTGTGGAGAAGTCCCTCTGATGATTGAGATTTGA
- a CDS encoding TIGR03790 family protein: protein MPESKNVATYYASKRGVPVSNLVGVDVPDSEIIHGVYYDANLVPPVRSAVNKLKLSGLNPAILLVYGIPLRIEETTKPAVRKEYGELTSNKVKEYKRLLQQQGRELEKILDKGKITTLTYEKQSLEALQTQEVIKSVSKTILKASEYIRQYVSVAEMEDYSKVVSLLFRMAGMAPIVKDVKNQVSSMDEKDRTVFLRNNNFLKFNTILNSQLAEIQFRGFTPEKALEVSTIIRMVNGVIGELLFWEAQYRNGKIEMTSASVDSELTLVLAENFQRSKWLLNPFMINYAKMPGIEFIRRKTVMVGRLDAPSPDMAKRLVDDAMQAEKSGLTGTMYIDARGLSEAVAKDSYGLYDAHLLRLHKIVQSKSSFPVVLNDKPGLFPEKSCTDAALYVGWYSLANYVDSFEWKKGAVGFHIASSEASTLKKKGSQVWCKRMIEEGVAATIGPVSEPYLSSFPLPDLFFPLLMTGKLTLLETYFRSTPHISWRQILIGDPLYTPFRKNPVIDLDSLGKM, encoded by the coding sequence ATGCCGGAGAGTAAGAACGTCGCTACTTATTATGCTTCTAAAAGAGGTGTTCCCGTCTCTAATCTTGTGGGGGTAGATGTGCCAGATTCTGAGATTATCCACGGAGTTTACTATGATGCAAACCTGGTCCCACCGGTACGCAGTGCGGTTAATAAACTTAAACTTTCAGGCCTTAACCCTGCCATTCTTCTTGTATACGGAATCCCGCTTCGTATAGAAGAAACTACTAAGCCGGCTGTACGTAAAGAATATGGTGAATTAACATCCAATAAAGTGAAAGAGTACAAGAGACTGCTGCAGCAACAGGGAAGAGAGCTTGAAAAGATACTTGATAAAGGGAAGATAACGACACTTACCTATGAAAAACAGAGTTTAGAAGCTCTACAGACACAGGAGGTAATTAAAAGTGTCAGTAAGACTATTTTGAAGGCATCTGAGTATATCAGGCAATATGTATCGGTGGCTGAAATGGAAGATTATTCGAAGGTTGTTTCGCTCCTGTTCAGGATGGCGGGAATGGCGCCTATTGTTAAAGACGTTAAAAACCAGGTCTCTTCTATGGACGAGAAGGATAGGACTGTTTTTCTACGTAACAATAATTTCCTTAAATTTAACACGATTCTTAACAGTCAGCTTGCAGAGATTCAATTCAGAGGTTTTACCCCTGAAAAAGCCCTTGAAGTGTCTACCATTATCCGAATGGTCAATGGCGTGATTGGTGAATTGCTGTTCTGGGAAGCGCAGTACAGGAATGGTAAGATAGAGATGACATCAGCTTCGGTAGATAGTGAATTAACATTAGTTCTTGCTGAAAACTTTCAACGTTCCAAATGGTTGTTAAATCCATTTATGATAAATTATGCGAAGATGCCGGGGATTGAATTTATCAGAAGAAAGACCGTTATGGTGGGACGTCTGGATGCACCCTCGCCTGATATGGCTAAACGTCTGGTTGATGATGCCATGCAAGCTGAGAAGAGTGGCCTTACCGGGACTATGTATATAGATGCTCGGGGTCTTAGTGAAGCTGTTGCAAAGGACAGCTACGGTCTCTACGACGCGCATCTGCTACGTCTACATAAAATTGTTCAATCTAAGAGTTCGTTTCCCGTAGTACTTAATGACAAGCCAGGGTTGTTTCCCGAGAAATCTTGTACCGATGCGGCTTTATATGTTGGTTGGTACTCACTTGCTAATTATGTAGATTCATTTGAATGGAAAAAGGGGGCTGTGGGTTTCCACATAGCAAGTTCCGAGGCAAGTACGCTTAAGAAAAAGGGGAGTCAGGTGTGGTGTAAACGGATGATAGAAGAGGGAGTTGCAGCAACAATAGGGCCGGTCAGTGAACCATATCTCTCTTCTTTCCCTTTACCTGATCTGTTTTTTCCTCTGCTGATGACGGGTAAACTAACATTGCTCGAGACTTATTTTAGAAGTACACCTCATATTTCCTGGCGACAAATTTTGATAGGTGACCCATTATATACACCGTTTAGAAAAAACCCTGTAATAGACCTTGATTCTCTGGGGAAAATGTAG
- a CDS encoding CAAX prenyl protease-related protein, whose protein sequence is MLNKSSILQKAWFPRVFPFLLFIAFIALESLIDFLSQYYAPLVKVAEYDGYIFYPVKTVLVAVSLLLLWNRYSEIDIKKGLSGKNLLIGFFSGVAVFVLWINMDMKFATLKEPEAYNPFIFNNSFLFYLIISFRLFGSSVVVPVFEELFWRSFVLRYIINPKFENVPIGKFTWVSFVIASVFFGFEHNLWLAGIMAGVSYSLILYFTRNLFVAMFSHGITNLFLGIYVIKTDNWQFW, encoded by the coding sequence ATGCTAAATAAATCCAGTATACTACAAAAAGCCTGGTTCCCAAGAGTTTTCCCCTTTCTCCTTTTTATCGCCTTTATTGCCCTGGAGAGCCTCATAGACTTTCTTTCTCAATACTATGCTCCACTGGTGAAAGTTGCTGAGTATGACGGCTACATTTTTTATCCGGTTAAGACGGTACTGGTAGCAGTTTCCCTCCTGCTTTTATGGAATAGATACTCTGAGATTGATATTAAGAAGGGGCTTTCTGGAAAGAACCTTTTAATAGGGTTTTTCTCAGGTGTTGCAGTTTTTGTTCTATGGATTAACATGGATATGAAGTTTGCGACTCTGAAAGAACCAGAGGCGTATAACCCATTCATTTTTAACAATTCTTTCCTCTTTTATCTGATAATATCATTCAGGCTTTTTGGGTCTTCTGTGGTAGTTCCGGTCTTCGAGGAGTTGTTCTGGAGGTCTTTTGTACTGCGGTATATTATCAACCCGAAGTTTGAGAATGTACCGATAGGGAAGTTTACCTGGGTTTCGTTTGTGATAGCATCTGTCTTCTTTGGTTTCGAGCATAATCTCTGGCTCGCGGGGATTATGGCAGGTGTATCCTATAGCCTGATCCTGTATTTCACAAGAAACCTGTTCGTAGCTATGTTCTCTCATGGAATAACAAATCTGTTTCTTGGCATTTACGTGATAAAAACAGACAACTGGCAATTCTGGTAA
- a CDS encoding peptidylprolyl isomerase: MLKHYINKGAISFIAFVLFSLICMKLNPAYANPKVLMETSKGNITIELYEQEAPITVKNFLSYVSEGFYNNLIFHRVIPNFMIQGGGFDKKMNQKPVKDPIKNEARRGLNNKRGTLAMARTNVINSATAQFFINLVNNDFLNHKDNTSSGFGYAVFGEVIEGMDVVDTIGRTRTHAFGMFRDVPIKDITIKNMSVIE, from the coding sequence ATGCTTAAACACTACATAAACAAGGGAGCAATATCATTTATCGCTTTTGTCTTGTTCAGCCTGATTTGTATGAAACTTAATCCTGCATACGCTAATCCTAAGGTTTTAATGGAAACATCAAAGGGCAATATTACTATTGAATTGTACGAACAGGAAGCGCCAATTACTGTTAAGAACTTTTTGTCATATGTATCTGAAGGTTTCTACAACAACCTTATTTTCCATAGAGTCATACCGAATTTTATGATCCAGGGCGGTGGTTTTGATAAAAAAATGAATCAAAAACCTGTTAAGGATCCCATTAAAAATGAAGCACGGAGAGGGTTAAATAACAAGAGAGGTACACTCGCCATGGCGAGGACAAATGTTATTAATAGCGCCACGGCACAGTTCTTCATCAATTTAGTGAACAATGATTTTCTCAACCATAAGGACAACACCTCAAGCGGTTTTGGATATGCTGTTTTTGGTGAAGTTATAGAGGGTATGGATGTGGTTGATACTATTGGCAGGACAAGGACACATGCCTTTGGTATGTTCAGAGATGTGCCAATAAAGGACATAACCATCAAGAATATGAGTGTAATAGAATAA
- a CDS encoding tetratricopeptide repeat protein, producing MIKPITTPSEHTVLPAIKTAPLVMLIVAVLVFSFPVFSFLAFSFPAYSQDMSLTELQTKALVLNKKGQYHEAVKAAEKALEITEEKFGSDHPETAASMTILGLLYFSHGKYSNTEPLYVQALKINEAALGKDHVNVAADLDNLALLYQAQGRLSESIPLYKRALQIKEKTLEPGHQDIATLLNNLITLYTAQGRHSMAKHYHDHLQSTWDSALKQEPGTRPGKQGTTQTLNRWKGHVYSSKFSRNFHLPDCEELPSSPDDTIDFQSREHAIRDGAVPCSVCNP from the coding sequence ATGATTAAACCAATTACAACACCTTCAGAACACACAGTACTCCCCGCCATTAAAACAGCGCCTTTGGTAATGCTGATAGTAGCTGTTCTTGTGTTTTCATTTCCGGTTTTTTCATTTCTGGCTTTCTCATTTCCGGCTTACTCTCAAGATATGTCTTTAACTGAACTGCAGACAAAAGCACTTGTGCTTAACAAAAAAGGACAATATCACGAAGCAGTGAAAGCTGCTGAGAAAGCATTAGAAATTACTGAAGAGAAATTTGGATCAGATCATCCTGAGACTGCCGCATCCATGACTATCCTGGGGCTACTCTATTTTTCACATGGCAAATACTCCAATACAGAGCCTCTCTACGTACAGGCACTTAAAATTAATGAAGCTGCTTTAGGAAAGGACCACGTCAATGTTGCTGCTGATCTTGATAATCTGGCGCTGCTTTATCAGGCCCAGGGCAGATTATCGGAAAGCATTCCTCTCTATAAACGTGCGCTACAGATTAAGGAAAAAACACTGGAACCTGGCCATCAGGATATAGCAACACTGCTGAACAACCTGATAACACTATACACCGCTCAAGGCAGGCACTCTATGGCAAAACACTATCACGACCATTTACAGTCTACCTGGGACAGTGCCCTCAAGCAGGAACCAGGTACCAGACCAGGAAAACAAGGAACAACACAAACGCTGAACAGATGGAAAGGCCACGTATACTCTTCCAAATTTTCCCGTAACTTTCACCTGCCCGATTGCGAAGAGTTACCAAGCAGCCCTGATGATACTATCGATTTCCAGTCCAGAGAACACGCTATACGAGACGGAGCAGTACCATGTTCCGTATGTAACCCTTGA